The genomic interval AAGCACTACTTTGTTCAAATTGGCTATTGTAAAGGCTTGAATAGAATCCACCTTTTTCTAGAAGCTCTTCATGATTTCCTTGTTCAACTATATCTCCATCCTTCATAACAAGGATTAAGTCTGCATCACGTATAGTAGAAAGTCTGTGAGCTATAATAAAGCTTGTTCTTCCTTCCATAAGTTTTTCCATAGCTTTTTGGATTAAAAGCTCTGTACGAGTATCAACTGAACTTGTAGCCTCATCAAGTATTAATAGCTTAGGGTCTTTTAAGAAAGCTCTAGCAATTGTTAAAAGCTGCTTTTGTCCTTGTGATATATTACTTGCTTCTTCGTTTAAGACCATATTATATCCTTCTGGTAAAGTTTTTACGAAATGATCAACATGGGCAGCCTTAGCAGCTTCTTTAACTTCAGCATCTGTTGCATCTAGTCTTCCATAACGTAAATTCTCCATTATAGTTCCATTAAATAACCATGTATCTTGAAGAACCATACCAAATAAGTTACGTAAATCAGCACGCTTAAAGTCTCTTATATCATGACCATCAATCTTAATGCTTCCACTATTTATATCGTAGAATCTCATTAATAATTTAACTATTGTAGTTTTACCTGCTCCTGTAGGTCCAACAATAGCAACCTTTTGCCCTGGTTTAACATCTACTGAGAAATCATTTATTATTATCTTATCTTCATTATATCCAAAATGAACATCTTCAAATTCAACTTCTCCTCTTATTTCTGAAGGATCTACTGAATTAACTGGATCTTTAACCTCATCCTCTTCATCTAAGAATTCAAATACTCTCTCAGCAGCAGCCGCTGTTGATTGCATTATATTTGCAACCTGAGCCATTTGAGATATTGGTTGGTTAAATGAACGTACATATTGGATAAATGCTTGTATATCCCCAACTGTTATAACACTTTTAATTGTTAACCATCCACCAAGTATTGAAACTAAAACATATCCTAAGTTTCCTACAAAAGACATGATTGGCATCATCATACCTGATAAGAATTGAGATTTCCAAGCTGATTTATATAAAGTGTTATTTAATTCATCAAAGTCTTTAGTTGAAGCTTCTTCTCTATTGAAAGCTTTCATTATATTGTGTCCACCATAAACCTCTTCTACTTGACCATTAAGATGACCTAAGTATTCTTGTTGAGATTTAAAGTATTTTTGAGATTTCTTAACAACTAAAGATATAAGAACCATTGAAACTGGAAGTATTATAAATGTTGCTAAAGTCATAATCCAACTTATTGAGAACATCATTATTAATACTCCAATTAAAGTAACCACTGAAGTTATTATCTGTGATAAACTTTGATTTAAAGTTTGGTTCACTGTATCAACGTCATTTGTAATTCTTGATAAAACTTCTCCATTTGTTCTTGTATCAAAATAATTAAGAGGTAAAGTATCCATTTTTTCTGATATTTGCTTTCTTAAATTATAAGAAACCTTTTGAGCAACTCCTGACATTATAAAAGATTGTATAATCCCAAATAATGAACTTACTAAGTATAGAGCTACTAAAATCATTGCTATATTTCCAATGTATCCAAAATCTATAGAAGCATCTGGTACCCCGGTTATCTTTTGAACTAAACCTTCAAATATTTTAGTAGTGGCTTTACCTAAAATCTTAGGTCCAACTATTGAGAAGGCAGCACTTCCTATAGCAAATAATATTACAATAGCTATAGATAAACTATAAGGTTTTAAATAAACCCCAAGCTTTTTCATTGTTCCTTTAAAATCTTTTGCTTTTTCAACGGCTCTTGGGCCTCCGCCCATTCTACCCATTGGGCCGCCCATTCCGCCTTTTCTTTCTTTACTCATTACTTAGCTCCTCCTTTGAAAGTTGAGATAAAGCTATTTGCTTATAAACCTCACAATTTTCTAGAAGTTCTTTATGAGTTCCCTTACCAACAATCTTACCTTCATCAAGTACGATTATTTGATTAGCTCCCATAATTGTGCTTATTCTTTGTGCAACTATAAGCATTGTGCTATGTGATGTTTTCTCATTAAGGGCTTTTCTAACAGCTGCATCTGTTTTAAAGTCAAGAGCTGAGAAACTATCATCAAAAATATATACATCAGGATTTTTTACTAAAGCTCTAGCAATTGAAAGTCTTTGTTTTTGTCCACCAGATACGTTAGTACCACCTTGTGAAATTTCCTCTGCATATTTTAAAGCTTTAGTATTTATAAATTCAGAAGCTTGAGCAATATTTGCAGCCTCTTCTAATTCTTCTAAAAGTGCATCCTCATTACCATATTTTAAGTTACTTTCTATAGTACCTGAGAATAATATTCCCTTTTGAGGAACATAACCTATTTTTTCTCTTAAATCATGTTGAGAAACTTTTCTTATATCTGTTCCATCAACTAAGATTTCACCTTCTGTAACATCATAGAAACGTGGTACTAAATTAACTAAAGTAGATTTACCACTACCAGTTCCTCCAATGAAGGCAGTTGTTTCACCAGGCTTTGCAGTAAATGAAATATCTTTTAAAACATATTCCTCTGCACCAGGATATTTAAATGAAACATTTTTAAATTCAACATATCCTTTTTTATTTTTATTAAACTCATCATTCTTTTCAGGGTCTTTTATGCTTTCTTTAGTTTCTAAAACCTCAGCTATACGTTGACCTGAAACTGATGCTCTTGGAAGCATTACTGATACCATAGATATCATTAAGAATGCCATTATGATTTGCATTGTATATTGAATAAATGCCATCATGTCCCCAACTTGCATAACTCCATCATTTACATTATGAGCACCAACCCATACTATAAGAATAGTTATAAGATTCATTATAAGCATCATAAGTGGCATCATTCCACCCATTATTCTACTAACAAAAAGATTTGTTCTAGTAAGATCTTTATTTACTCCATCAAACTTATTCTCTTGATATTTTTCTGTATTAAAGGCACGGATTACTAACATTCCTGTAAGTGATTCACGAGCTACTAAGTTAAGTTTATCAACAAGCTTTTGAACTAACTTGAATTTTGGAATAGCAAGTCCAAATAAAACTATTACTAAAGAAAGTATAGCAGCTAAGGCTACAGCTATTATCCATGACATTCCAGTATCTGTTTTTACAACTCTAAAAATACCTCCTAGACCTAAGATAGGTGCATAGAAAACTATTCTAAGAAGTAGAACCATAAGAGTTTGTATTTGTTGAATATCATTTGTACTACGAGTTATAAGGGAAGCTGTTGAAAACTTATCAAATTCTGCATTTGAAAATCTAACAACTTTACCAAAAACTTTACTACGAAGATTTCTTCCAAATCCTGCTGCCACTCTTGCGGCTATTAATGTTACTGATACTGCTGCAATCATACTTCCAAAGGCTAAAAGAATCATTATTCCTCCAGTTTTTAGTATGTATTGACTTTGTATCTTCTCTATATTCATGCCTAAATCAGTATATTGAGCTTTAATAAAAGTAGTCGCTGTTTGAGTAACCATACTCTCTGGCATACTTTCAAATTTCTCATTAATTTGCTTAAGCATATCATTCTTTTGCGCCTCTGGCATATTCTTAATCATAAAGAATGGATCTGTATTAGCAGGCATTCCTTGTATTTGTCCTTCTTTAGGAGCACTTTCTTCCATATTAGCCTTGGAATTATCAGAAGCTCCTGTAAGAGATGGATTTCCCATTACTCCTTGTAGGCCCTTTTCTTCAATTCCACCTACAACTATCATTGCCTTACCCATAATAGGATTTAATTCATTAATTATCTCTTTATCTTTAGTGTTTAATTTACAAATATTCTCCTTCTCTAAAGCTGGATAATCTTTTACATATTCATCATACTCACTTTGAGAAAGGTTACCTTTATCTAACAACGTATAATTGCTTTCTACTTTTTCTTTTTCATCTTTGCTCATAAAAAGTGTCAGTTTATCAAATTCTGATTTACTAATTACTTTTGGAACAGCATTTTCTATACCACCTTGCTGAATTCCTACATTGACTATGTTTGACATGTAATCTGGTAAAGATAAATCAAACATTGCCTGAGCAAAAAGAAGTACTATAACAGCTAAAATTGATGCCGTAAATGGTTTTAAGTATTTAATTAGCTTTGACATGTATTTCCCTCTTTTCTTTTTTTTAATTTATAATGTTTTAAATTTGTATTGTCTTTGATATTAAGTTAATTCTAAAAATATGTTTAAAAATAAATACTCACTAAAACAAAGTTTTCAAATCTATTTCTTTATAAATAGTTATATTTTAATATTAATTATATTTTCATAACTATTCTATGTCAATAACTATTTTTGGTGTATAATAGTTATATGTGGTTATAATATAAAGTGTTTTGCTACAATACTAAAAACTTTAAAAATTTATTCATTTATTATATTATACATCAACTAAAATTTATAAACTTAATACAATAGGAGGTAAAAATGAATACCATAGAAAATTTAATGGGAGCTACTGAAGAACTTTACACACTATTATTGTGTTTAAATAGAAAAGTATTTAGTCATGATGATATTATTAAAAGATTGTCTATTCCTCCATCACATGCCAAAGTTATATTTCATTTACATTGTGGTGGGGAAGCTTCTGTTTCAGAAATAGCCAAAAATTTATCTATATCAAAATCAAATATGACTCCAATTATAGATAAACTTATTCAAGAAAATTTAGTTGAAAGATTTACAGATCCTAATGATAGAAGAATCATCAGAGTTAGAGTAACGGAAAAAGGGCATGAATTTTGTTTAAAACAAAGAGAAAAAACTAAAAAGCATCTTGAAGAAAAAATATCATCCCTTTCACCAGAGGAATTAGAAAGAATAAAAGATTTAGCTAAAGAACTTAATAGCATTTTTTCTAAAATAGAATAAAGTGGCTACTAGAGCTATATCAAAATATAAAAATAAAACTTACAAACATATTCAGAGAATTACTAGATTTCTCTTCATACTGTTTGTAAGTTTTATTAAAAGTTATTTTGATACACGCACTTCATAATTTTTATTATATTAAGCCTAATTCTAATAAAGCCTTATATATTCCTTCATTTGGAACATTTTCTGTTTGCTTATATGCATGTGGTATTAAAGTTTCATGGGCATCTCCCATTGCTATTCCATATTTAACTCTTTGGAACATTTCTATATCATTTTCTCCATCTCCAAAGGCATAAGTATCCTTATCAATTAAGCCTAGCTCCTTTATTAAATGTTCTATTCCATGAGCCTTTGTGCACCCTCTTCTATACATATCATAAGATGAATGTCCTGGATGTTGCATAAACACAAATTCATCCTTAAATCTTTCAAATATGTCTTTAAAATCATCCTTATTATTATCAACAATAACAAGCTTATTTGCTGAAAGCTCCTCTTCTGTCCAATCACCAGTAAAACTTTCCTCTGGAAGAGAAAAATTTTCTACCATTTTTTTAGCCACATCATTATTTAAAACATAACTTGTTTTTTGTCCTTCTAAAATAAAGTTAATATTATGTTCAACGCAATAATCCATTATCTCTTTTAATTTCTCTAATTTTATATCATCATTAAGAATGACTTCATTATTTAACTCTATATATGTTCCATTAGATGCTATATACCCATCTAACTCTAATTCCTTTAATCCATCATCAACAAAGCTCATTGGACGTCCTGTAGCAAGAATTGTTAAATATCCATTTTCTTTTAATTTTTTAATTGCCTCTTTAGTTTTATTTGAAGGTTTATATAACCCTTTGCCACAATCAATTAATGTACCATCTACATCAAAAAATACTATTCCTTTTAAATTATTCATAAGTACCCTCCTCCTTTTAATAATTACTATGATAACATACTTTTTTTCAGATTATAAATCTTTTCAACATAATTAAAGGAAATGTAACCCTGTATAAAAATATAAAAATAAAACTTACAAACATATTCTGAGAATTACTAGATTTTAAGTGAAAGTCCAAATTTTAATTTGGAAACTTGAACTTATCCAATGGAACTTTAGTTACATTGGAGTCATTTGGATAATTATTACTCCGAAGATATTACTAAAGCTCATCTAGATATTCTCTTGATACTGTTTGTAAGTTTTATAAAGGCCTATTTATTTGTTACCTATAATAAATATTATATATTAATCTCTAAATTAAACTCTTTTATTATATGCTAAAAAGCTTTCCTACTAAGTCACTTATTATTACCCATATTGAGAATTCATTTCCTCCATATGTTTGAATGAAGTTTCCTACAGTTCCACTTACTAAATTTAAGGAAATAGCCGCTAATACCATTAGGATTATTCCTCCTAAAGCACTTGTAATTATAGCTGCTGGCCACCCACCTCTTGCATTGGCAAAGATAGCTCCTGGTGCAACATCAAAATAACATGCAACCACTAGTGGTATAAGAGCAAAGGTTAATACTCCTGATGCTCCTAATAAGAATAAAGTACCTATACTTGTTATAAGTGCTATTATGAATCCAATTAATAAAGCATTTGGTCCATATGGGAATATCATAGGAATATCTAAAGCTGGAATTGAACCCTTCGCTAATTTATCTGCTATACCTTTAAATGATGGTATTATTTCTCCTAAGATCATTCTTACCCCTGTTAAAAGTATTATCATACCTGCTGCAAAAGTTATTCCTTGAATTAAAGAATAAGTAATAAGTGGCTCACTTCCATATATAGCTATTCTACTTTCTTTTCCTATAAATAAACCAACTATTATATAAACTATAAACATAACTATTGCCGCTGTTATATTTGTATCTCTAAAGAAACTTAAAGACTTTGGAAGATTTAAATTCTCTATATTTTTATCTTTTTGTCCAACAAGTTTTCCTATATAAGAACCTAATAAACAATATATTGAGGCAGTATGTCCAATAGTAAAACTATCATTTCCAGTTACATACTTAACATGTTTTCTTAGTATATATGGGAATATTGTTATAACTAAAATATACATAATTAATGTGAATATGAATAACTTTAATCCACTTACATTATTTTCAATACCAACTGCTAAGAAAAGCATTGGATACCAAAATAATATATTTCCTGTTAAGTATATAGTCTTAAATCTTGTATATCTAGCAATGATTATGTTGATTACAAATCCGCAAAGAAGTATTAATCCAACATAGCTTCCATACTGACCTAAAAATACATTAAAATCTCCTAATGTACTATTACTTTGAGTGTTAAATAATCCTGAAAAGGCATTAGCTAAAGGAGTAATTGAAGAAACTACTATATCTACCCCCTTAAGTAGAATTACCATTCCTATTATTCCTTTAAATATGCCTTTTAAAATAGCATCTATTGATTTTCTTTGAAGTATTAAACCAATTGCTACTACAAGCCCCATAAATAAAGCTGGATTTCTAAAAAAACTTACACAAAAATCTAATATTTCTTTCATTTTTAATAATTCCTTTTTATTTAATCTAATTTAATTTTTCTTAATTTCTTATAGCTTTTAAAATCTTTTCCTTTACTTCTTCTTTATCCATAAAGTTTGATATATAAACAAGTTTTCCACTTACTTGCCCTTCTATCTCTTCTCCAATTTCTTTTGATGTTAAAATTAAGTCCGCAGAATTTCCACATGCTGAAGTCATATCACTAGCTTCAACCTCACCATTTATTCCTTCCTCTTCAAGAATTGAATCAACTGTCATTTTTAAAAGCAAACTTGTTCCAACTCCAAATCCACATACAGTCATAATTTTCACCTATATCCCCTCCTCTCCATAGTATATAGATAGATTTAAATTTCAAAAGATCCTTTTAATACTTATCCCTTAGAAGTCAATTCATCTCTTAAAACTTATCT from Clostridium perfringens carries:
- a CDS encoding PTS sugar transporter subunit IIB gives rise to the protein MKIMTVCGFGVGTSLLLKMTVDSILEEEGINGEVEASDMTSACGNSADLILTSKEIGEEIEGQVSGKLVYISNFMDKEEVKEKILKAIRN
- a CDS encoding ABC transporter ATP-binding protein, producing MSKERKGGMGGPMGRMGGGPRAVEKAKDFKGTMKKLGVYLKPYSLSIAIVILFAIGSAAFSIVGPKILGKATTKIFEGLVQKITGVPDASIDFGYIGNIAMILVALYLVSSLFGIIQSFIMSGVAQKVSYNLRKQISEKMDTLPLNYFDTRTNGEVLSRITNDVDTVNQTLNQSLSQIITSVVTLIGVLIMMFSISWIMTLATFIILPVSMVLISLVVKKSQKYFKSQQEYLGHLNGQVEEVYGGHNIMKAFNREEASTKDFDELNNTLYKSAWKSQFLSGMMMPIMSFVGNLGYVLVSILGGWLTIKSVITVGDIQAFIQYVRSFNQPISQMAQVANIMQSTAAAAERVFEFLDEEDEVKDPVNSVDPSEIRGEVEFEDVHFGYNEDKIIINDFSVDVKPGQKVAIVGPTGAGKTTIVKLLMRFYDINSGSIKIDGHDIRDFKRADLRNLFGMVLQDTWLFNGTIMENLRYGRLDATDAEVKEAAKAAHVDHFVKTLPEGYNMVLNEEASNISQGQKQLLTIARAFLKDPKLLILDEATSSVDTRTELLIQKAMEKLMEGRTSFIIAHRLSTIRDADLILVMKDGDIVEQGNHEELLEKGGFYSSLYNSQFEQSSAS
- a CDS encoding ABC transporter ATP-binding protein, producing MSKLIKYLKPFTASILAVIVLLFAQAMFDLSLPDYMSNIVNVGIQQGGIENAVPKVISKSEFDKLTLFMSKDEKEKVESNYTLLDKGNLSQSEYDEYVKDYPALEKENICKLNTKDKEIINELNPIMGKAMIVVGGIEEKGLQGVMGNPSLTGASDNSKANMEESAPKEGQIQGMPANTDPFFMIKNMPEAQKNDMLKQINEKFESMPESMVTQTATTFIKAQYTDLGMNIEKIQSQYILKTGGIMILLAFGSMIAAVSVTLIAARVAAGFGRNLRSKVFGKVVRFSNAEFDKFSTASLITRSTNDIQQIQTLMVLLLRIVFYAPILGLGGIFRVVKTDTGMSWIIAVALAAILSLVIVLFGLAIPKFKLVQKLVDKLNLVARESLTGMLVIRAFNTEKYQENKFDGVNKDLTRTNLFVSRIMGGMMPLMMLIMNLITILIVWVGAHNVNDGVMQVGDMMAFIQYTMQIIMAFLMISMVSVMLPRASVSGQRIAEVLETKESIKDPEKNDEFNKNKKGYVEFKNVSFKYPGAEEYVLKDISFTAKPGETTAFIGGTGSGKSTLVNLVPRFYDVTEGEILVDGTDIRKVSQHDLREKIGYVPQKGILFSGTIESNLKYGNEDALLEELEEAANIAQASEFINTKALKYAEEISQGGTNVSGGQKQRLSIARALVKNPDVYIFDDSFSALDFKTDAAVRKALNEKTSHSTMLIVAQRISTIMGANQIIVLDEGKIVGKGTHKELLENCEVYKQIALSQLSKEELSNE
- a CDS encoding HAD family hydrolase, with the protein product MNNLKGIVFFDVDGTLIDCGKGLYKPSNKTKEAIKKLKENGYLTILATGRPMSFVDDGLKELELDGYIASNGTYIELNNEVILNDDIKLEKLKEIMDYCVEHNINFILEGQKTSYVLNNDVAKKMVENFSLPEESFTGDWTEEELSANKLVIVDNNKDDFKDIFERFKDEFVFMQHPGHSSYDMYRRGCTKAHGIEHLIKELGLIDKDTYAFGDGENDIEMFQRVKYGIAMGDAHETLIPHAYKQTENVPNEGIYKALLELGLI
- a CDS encoding PTS ascorbate transporter subunit IIC yields the protein MKEILDFCVSFFRNPALFMGLVVAIGLILQRKSIDAILKGIFKGIIGMVILLKGVDIVVSSITPLANAFSGLFNTQSNSTLGDFNVFLGQYGSYVGLILLCGFVINIIIARYTRFKTIYLTGNILFWYPMLFLAVGIENNVSGLKLFIFTLIMYILVITIFPYILRKHVKYVTGNDSFTIGHTASIYCLLGSYIGKLVGQKDKNIENLNLPKSLSFFRDTNITAAIVMFIVYIIVGLFIGKESRIAIYGSEPLITYSLIQGITFAAGMIILLTGVRMILGEIIPSFKGIADKLAKGSIPALDIPMIFPYGPNALLIGFIIALITSIGTLFLLGASGVLTFALIPLVVACYFDVAPGAIFANARGGWPAAIITSALGGIILMVLAAISLNLVSGTVGNFIQTYGGNEFSIWVIISDLVGKLFSI
- a CDS encoding MarR family winged helix-turn-helix transcriptional regulator, which codes for MNTIENLMGATEELYTLLLCLNRKVFSHDDIIKRLSIPPSHAKVIFHLHCGGEASVSEIAKNLSISKSNMTPIIDKLIQENLVERFTDPNDRRIIRVRVTEKGHEFCLKQREKTKKHLEEKISSLSPEELERIKDLAKELNSIFSKIE